The Hippea jasoniae nucleotide sequence ATAAATATCCATCATCTCATCATCGCTGAGTTTTTCCACCCAGGGCAGTGCTGGTGGTCTATCAACCGTGCCTATCTGGGTTTTTGTAGGCTGGATGTAATTTATCGCTTTAATAAGGGCATCAAGCTCCTCTTTTGAGTCGTTTATACCTTTAACAAACAACACCTCAAGCCACAATTGACCCAAAAAGGAGTGGGAAAATTTGGCAATACCTGCAATAATAGTCTCAAGGTCAAGTGATGTATGGGGTCTGTTGAGCTTCAAAAAACTTCTATAAACAGCCGTATCAAGGCTTGGCACAACAACATCGGCTAAAGCAAGCTCCTCTCTAACCTCATCCATAAACATCAAGCTACCGTTTGTAAGCACGGCCACAGGATAGCCTTTTTTCTTTACAAACCTGATCAACCTGCCAATATCCTTATTCAGCGTTGGCTCACCACTTCCTGAAAATGTTACAAAATCAACTCTACCAACCTTATCTATATTCTTTTCAAATTCAGCCTCAATCAATGATGGATCAAAA carries:
- a CDS encoding radical SAM protein; its protein translation is MDFLFGPVPSRRLGLSLGINIVPYKTCSYNCIYCEVGKTTKLWAKRERFFDPSLIEAEFEKNIDKVGRVDFVTFSGSGEPTLNKDIGRLIRFVKKKGYPVAVLTNGSLMFMDEVREELALADVVVPSLDTAVYRSFLKLNRPHTSLDLETIIAGIAKFSHSFLGQLWLEVLFVKGINDSKEELDALIKAINYIQPTKTQIGTVDRPPALPWVEKLSDDEMMDIYLYLSAKLSVEVELIGNFNKENDKFYEDIENSIVKLINIRPCSKEELARIFSIEEEKVELIVEAFIKEGKAFEYEYGGKLFITGSMARIAHLGV